A window from Pangasianodon hypophthalmus isolate fPanHyp1 chromosome 4, fPanHyp1.pri, whole genome shotgun sequence encodes these proteins:
- the LOC113540482 gene encoding sorting nexin-16 isoform X1 → MEGSLAGHTTHSHRRTSSLGSLSDHASEENGMRTSTDEWHDRPPVPTLLGYEVMEERAKFTVYKILVRRAPDESWVIFRRYTDFSRLNDKLKELFPKFRLSLPPKRRFKDNYDMNFLEERQVGLQAFLQNLVAQKDMTNCDVVRGFLCLDDPPGPFDSLEESKAYCETLEETNHRLQRELQDKQREIQSLRRILEDRELQISGLEKTKNSICDELSEVHAVCSETVKVDAHTEPEIEAARTDDASDPDHSLDPQLAKRSHAAYWSGSASEDSECVSFTRSTYLKDQA, encoded by the exons ATGGAGGGCTCTTTGGCTGgacacactacacactcgcACAGGAGAACCTCATCCCTGGGTAGTCTTTCAGATCATGCCAGTGAAGAGAACGGGATGAGAACCAGCACAGACGAGTGGCATGATAGACCACCTGTACCAACCTTACTAGGTTATGAAGTCATGGAGGAAAGGGCAAAGTTTACA GTCTACAAGATCTTGGTGAGGAGAGCACCCGATGAGAGCTGGGTGATTTTTCGGCGCTACACGGATTTCTCCAGACTCAACGACAAG cTCAAAGAATTGTTTCCCAAATTCAGACTCTCTCTGCCTCCCAAGCGTCGCTTTAAAGACAACTACGACATGAACTTCCTGGAGGAGAGACAAGTGGGCTTGCAGGCCTTCCTCCAGAATCTGGTCGCTCAAAAAGACATGACTAACTG tGATGTAGTGAGAGGGTTCCTGTGCTTGGACGATCCACCCGGTCCCTTCGATAGTCTGGAAGAGAGCAAG GCCTACTGCGAGACCCTGGAGGAGACGAACCATCGGCTGCAGAGGGAGCTGCAGGATAAGCAGCGAGAAATCCAGTCTCTTAGAAGAATCTTGGAGGATCGAGAGCTCCAAATCAGCGGGCTGGAGAAAACCAAGAA CAGCATCTGTGACGAGTTAAGTGAAGTCCACGCAGTGTGTAGTGAGACCGTGAAGGTAGACGCTCACACAGAGCCGGAAATTGAAGCAGCAAGGACAGACGACGCAAGCGACCCAGACCACAG TTTGGACCCCCAGTTGGCAAAGAGAAGCCATGCAGCTTACTGGAGCGGTTCGGCGTCAGAAGACAGCGAATGTGTGAGCTTCACCAGATCAACATATCTCAAGGACCAGGCTTAG
- the LOC113540482 gene encoding sorting nexin-16 isoform X2: MEGSLAGHTTHSHRRTSSLGSLSDHASEENGMRTSTDEWHDRPPVPTLLGYEVMEERAKFTVYKILVRRAPDESWVIFRRYTDFSRLNDKLKELFPKFRLSLPPKRRFKDNYDMNFLEERQVGLQAFLQNLVAQKDMTNCDVVRGFLCLDDPPGPFDSLEESKAYCETLEETNHRLQRELQDKQREIQSLRRILEDRELQISGLEKTKNICDELSEVHAVCSETVKVDAHTEPEIEAARTDDASDPDHSLDPQLAKRSHAAYWSGSASEDSECVSFTRSTYLKDQA, translated from the exons ATGGAGGGCTCTTTGGCTGgacacactacacactcgcACAGGAGAACCTCATCCCTGGGTAGTCTTTCAGATCATGCCAGTGAAGAGAACGGGATGAGAACCAGCACAGACGAGTGGCATGATAGACCACCTGTACCAACCTTACTAGGTTATGAAGTCATGGAGGAAAGGGCAAAGTTTACA GTCTACAAGATCTTGGTGAGGAGAGCACCCGATGAGAGCTGGGTGATTTTTCGGCGCTACACGGATTTCTCCAGACTCAACGACAAG cTCAAAGAATTGTTTCCCAAATTCAGACTCTCTCTGCCTCCCAAGCGTCGCTTTAAAGACAACTACGACATGAACTTCCTGGAGGAGAGACAAGTGGGCTTGCAGGCCTTCCTCCAGAATCTGGTCGCTCAAAAAGACATGACTAACTG tGATGTAGTGAGAGGGTTCCTGTGCTTGGACGATCCACCCGGTCCCTTCGATAGTCTGGAAGAGAGCAAG GCCTACTGCGAGACCCTGGAGGAGACGAACCATCGGCTGCAGAGGGAGCTGCAGGATAAGCAGCGAGAAATCCAGTCTCTTAGAAGAATCTTGGAGGATCGAGAGCTCCAAATCAGCGGGCTGGAGAAAACCAAGAA CATCTGTGACGAGTTAAGTGAAGTCCACGCAGTGTGTAGTGAGACCGTGAAGGTAGACGCTCACACAGAGCCGGAAATTGAAGCAGCAAGGACAGACGACGCAAGCGACCCAGACCACAG TTTGGACCCCCAGTTGGCAAAGAGAAGCCATGCAGCTTACTGGAGCGGTTCGGCGTCAGAAGACAGCGAATGTGTGAGCTTCACCAGATCAACATATCTCAAGGACCAGGCTTAG
- the asip2b gene encoding agouti-signaling protein 2b has protein sequence MRMAGRYFLCISFFFALIQSTVASGDLRKNHFSPVAHHNSTPETPGTMSEEKPIGIFSRRRSLSPQRQHVPKPRPETGSASPGSVRQCARLMETCSAHSPCCNPCAICHCRLFNTICQCWRIGVCSRKN, from the exons ATGAGGATGGCTGGCAGATACTTTCTctgcatctcttttttctttgcacTGATTCAGTCTACTGTGGCTTCTGGAGATTTGCGCAAAAACCATTTCAGCCCCGTTGCGCACCACAATTCCACCCCTGAAACTCCAG GAACCATGAGCGAGGAAAAGCCGATAGGAATCTTTAGTAGGAGACGCTCTCTGTCCCCACAGAGACAGCACGTGCCG AAGCCCAGACCTGAGACAGGCAGTGCCAGTCCTGGCTCGGTGCGGCAGTGTGCCCGTCTGATGGAGACATGCTCGGCACACTCTCCATGCTGCAATCCCTGCGCTATCTGCCATTGCCGACTCTTCAACACAATCTGCCAGTGCTGGAGGATCGGCGTGTGCTCAAGAAAGAACTAA